A stretch of Colletotrichum lupini chromosome 2, complete sequence DNA encodes these proteins:
- a CDS encoding DnaJ domain-containing protein: MTGELRLSCTQRSSGSKEMRRIGGWERRLGPGLLTSILYLGSVQGTPADCQQPSAARSQQVTRSAVNLQSSRTPSKALRCGHAGYPAKQRPAIGRYTAESRARLARVPFEEASIMDSGGPSMAGEEDIDLYELLGIDKDASQDQIKKAYRKAALLHHPDKVPEERREESEAKFKAVSQAYEILKDEDKRHLYDTHGMAAFDPSRGGPGGPGGVEVDLNDILSQMFGMGMGGPGGPGAGPRRPRRGPDEDQPYKVTLEELYKGKTVKFSANKQVVCGTCKGSGAKANVKPQQCEKCRGAGMAEAFRQVGPGMVRKETVICDRCEGSGNFCKEKDRCKKCKGKRTTSETKVLEIYIPRGSQNGERIVLEGEADQFPDQTPGDIVFHLAEEPHDEFTRIGNDLSAELNVSLAEALGGFSRVVLTHLDGRGIHMERQRGEILRPGDILKVAGEGMPQKRGEEKGDLYLIVNVEFPEDGWLKDDKEYDALNKLLPPPPPPITAEEVDEVEYEEVDSLDSMGANSGDPRFGGEWEDEDEEDGQPQCQPQHDDPDGVGGRIANSGDSWKAQTASSSAVMGFYVGDRCRTCRLVNCTTVDRKESLPLARPVGPVAGLRKEPTSSAIRNGGHPNFTIALKPEFDDPGTAVKVRFDCYSILHRHAVGIVIQLLTFGFIKMVAAKKHVPIVKKRTKLFNRHQSDRFMRVDRSWRKPKGIDNRVRRRFRGNTAMPSIGFGSNKKTKYMMPSGHKAFLVSNVNDVNLLLMHNRTYAAEIAHNVSSRKRIDIIGRAKQLGVKVTNPKAKRKNQLFGARGFGFHRLVTCVVLSYPGNGNASETVSAMIQGWRLGMARTVVLGNTKKQPQQKFNDLTFTQAILYMLGNSRISPTPLAPVLHSSPVTFVLILLSGCSCLLSRSVCLVICITFTWLTCSQPEFDSPAYLIRRLVVNRCLVAGLAIC, translated from the exons ATGACTGGTGAACTCCGTCTCAGTTG TACTCAACGATCCAGCGGATCCAAGGAAATGCG GCGGATAGGCGGCTGGGAAAGGAGACTGGGGCCCGGGCTGCTTACCTCTATACTGTACCTAGGTAGTGTACAAGGTACCCCCGCCGACTGCCAACAACCATCTGCCGCGCGCTCTCAGCAGGTTACCCGTAGCGCTGTGAACCTGCAAAGCAGCCGCACGCCCAGCAAGGCACTGAGGTGCGGGCATGCTGGGTACCCCGCCAAACAAAGGCCTGCTATCGGCAGGTACACC GCCGAATCTCGAGCAAGACTTGCCCGAGTGCCCTTCGAAGAAGCTTCAATCATGGACAGTGGTGGACCGAGCATGGCGGGGGAGGAAGATATTGATCTCTACG AGCTCCTCGGCATTGATAAGGATGCTTCGCAGGATCAGATCAAGAAGGCATACCGAAAG GCCGCCCTTCTTCACCACCCCGACAAAGTCCCTGAGGAACGCAGAGAGGAGTCGGAAGCCAAGTTCAAGGCTGTCAGCCAGGCCTACGAAATCCTCAAAGATGAGGACAAACGCCACCTTTACGACACCCATGGCATGGCCGCATTCGACCCTTCGCGGGGCGGCCCCGGCGGTCCCGGCGGCGTCGAGGTCGACTTGAACGACATTCTGTCACAAATGTTCGGCATGGGCATGGGCGGCCCCGGTGGCCCTGGTGCCGGTCCCAGAAGACCGCGTCGCGGTCCCGACGAGGACCAGCCTTACAAGGTCACGCTCGAGGAGTTGTACAAGGGCAAGACTGTCAAGTTCTCCGCAAACAAGCAGGTTGTCTGCGGCACCTGTAAGGGATCCGGCGCCAAGGCAAACGTCAAGCCCCAGCAGTGCGAGAAGTGCAGAGGCGCCGGTATGGCAGAGGCCTTCCGCCAGGTGGGACCGGGTATGGTCCGCAAAGAGACCGTTATTTGCGATCGTTGCGAGGGATCCGGAAACTTCTGCAAGGAGAAGGACCGCTGCAAGAAGTGCAAGGGCAAGCGCACTACCTCCGAGACCAAGGTCCTCGAGATTTACATTCCCAGAGGTTCCCAGAATGGAGAGAGGATCGTGTTGGAGGGCGAGGCGGACCAGTTCCCAGACCAGACCCCCGGAGACATTGTTTTCCACTTGGCCGAGGAGCCCCACGACGAGTTCACTCGCATCGGCAACGATCTCTCTGCCGAGCTGAATGTCTCTCTTGCTGAGGCTCTCGGTGGCTTTTCCCGTGTTGTGTTGACGCACCTTGACGGCCGCGGTATTCATATGGAAAGACAGCGCGGCGAAATCCTCCGCCCCGGCGATATCCTCAAGGTCGCTGGCGAGGGTATGCCTCAGAAGCGCGGCGAAGAGAAGGGTGACTTGTACCTGATTGTCAATGTTGAGTTCCCTGAGGATGGCTGGTTGAAGGATGATAAGGAGTACGATGCTCTGAACAAGCTCCttcctccccctcctccccccATCACAGCCGAGGAGGTCGATGAGGTTGAGTACGAAGAGGTGGATAGCCTGGATTCG ATGGGCGCCAACTCGGGAGACCCGCGTTTCGGTGGCGAATGGGAAGACgaagatgaagaagatgGCCAGCCTCAGTGCCAGCCTCA ACATGACGACCCGGACGGTGTGGGGGG TCGTATAGCGAACAGTGGTGACTCATGGAAAGCACAAACCGCTTCTAGTTCTGCTGTAATGGGCTTT TACGTGGGAGATCGATGTAGGACATGCCGCCTCGTCAACTGCACCACAGTTG ACCGAAAAGAGTCCCTTCCGCTAGCGCGACCTGTTGGGCCAGTAGCAG GGCTTCGGAAAGAGCCCACGTCCAGTGCGATTCGAAATGGTGGTCACCCAAATTTCACGATCGCCTTGAAGCCCGAATTTGACGAC CCAGGAACAGCCGTCAAGGTGAGATTTGATTGCTACAGCATCCTTCATCGACATGCTGTCGGTATTGTGATTCAATTACTGACATTTGGTTTCATAAAGATGGTCGCCGCAAAGAAGCACGTTCCTATCGTGAAGAAGC GCACGAAGCTCTTCAACCGCCACCAGAGCGACCGCTTTATGCGCGTTGATCGATCATGGCGCAAGCCCAAGGGTATCGACAACCGCGTCCGCCGTCGCTTCAGGGGTAACACTGCCATGCCCTCG ATCGGCTTCGGCTCCAACAAGAAGACCAAGTACATGATGCCCTCCGGCCACAAGGCCTTCCTCGTCAGCAACGTCAACGACGTCAACCTTCTGCTGATGCACAACCGCACCTACGCTGCCGA GATCGCCCACAACGTCTCCTCGAGAAAGCGCATCGACATCATCGGCCGCGCCAAGCAGCTCGGTGTCAAGGTCACGAACCCCAAGGCCAAG AGGAAAAATCAGCTGTTCGGGGCGAGGGGGTTCGGTTTTCATCGCCTGGTTACTTGCGTTGTGCTCTCATATCCAGGGAACGGGAATGCATCGGAAACGGTTTCTGCGATGATTCAGGGCTGGCGGCTTGGCATGGCTCGTACCGTTGTGCTAGGAAATACAAAAAAACAACCGCAGCAAAAATTCAACGACTTGACGTTCACTCAGGC GATCCTTTATATGCTCGGTAATTCGAGAATATCACCAACCCCTTTGGCCCCTGTATTGCACTCTTCACCAGTGACGTTCGTGCTTATTTTGCTGTCCGGCTGTTCTTGCCTGCTTAGTCGTTCTGTCTGCTTGGTCATCTGCATTACCTTCACTTGGCTGACTTGTTCCCAACCTGAGTTCGACTCCCCGGCCTATCTAATACGTCGTCTAGTCGTCAATCGTTGCCTCGTGGCAGGTCTGGCCATCTGCTAA
- a CDS encoding SH3 domain-containing protein — MTRPHIIRADTIDLQNPEAPSAKDHSRAPNGSFGPHQAETLREVAQESAEDQARSPRLSWTNADDDDISDEDDLAGEVSRKLTGSTMDDASKKQQQDAQAVAQNGGVSDDGNMDDTDESMDDDDMMDKISSSPSIEDGGYTSIMPPQSWPRRVDSLPAMRDHASPVSPSFSEARSSSPYTESLEYLPAHLSWQHSKASDRNTTDDDDDRFDGEQYTDEYYDDEQNGDECNDELDWQEENSSNHAAKFDLQSVAQHGPIVVRPLRVRKTGEPVYDDFAQRRAEMERAERDEAVGGLDDDGIPLTIPYEPSIDDEDDDDGDVSLVDDSRFIACGWGNECLHEPEDIDFEFVYALHTFVATVEGQANATKGDTMVLLDDSNSYWWLVRVVKDSSIGYLPAEHIETPTERLARLNKHRNIDVVAPSMEEMNLSDLDQLSATMLGDQSGEKSKSTFKTALRKKKKTVAFAAPTFVDYSDYDYSSDEDEVDELFPQQQGAQQQQQQQQQQQQQQQTSQQATEETMDDDTAKVEPLKPRATTKEVNVAEPTKKEEAPEDDSKRDSGEIFEKPEGPSRSRNGTVRNTDSFFKDETVETKKITLTPNLLRDDSGSRPSTTESVQVKQRPSLDKMDKELQPDKKEDKKKKDKKEKEKKTSTIRSFFSRKDKKKTTDDDDESFGKRSMDIVTESQDRESRESRESREEEPKEPLSPRGDGPQRSTSKLQKQQPRVEPSPARLNGAATPQKSATRELSEFISSEGRPNNVSNVPPASMRIVEDDSSDPELSVQQQRIKSPETTRSPPQEKSTLSKIIPSRSGNSEPKPQKVTKAKSRVELDDFDSSGEEVESAEPPVQQQAHQIVKEEKLERPLPGAFPDSYMSNLSAASAQTDKTITPTQSQQPQPQPQPTAVEREKDRLSESPVQVSPVTSHNPPALMVDTSSQEGHSTSPSPELIDAEEAGRHRAQDSMTASSTSTGGSTTGSSWNDAKLRAFFDSSSDIRDMLVVVYDKSEVAPAGPEHPVAGSLFREQNAKLAEITTQLDNMLGDWLARKQRLRGTV; from the exons ATGACGAGACCTCACATTATTCGCGCTG ACACCATCGATCTGCAAAACCCGGAAGCACCCTCAGCGAAAGACCACAGCAGGGCGCCCAACGGCTCGTTCGGTCCGCACCAGGCCGAGACTCTTCGAGAAGTCGCCCAGGAATCCGCCGAAGATCAAGCGCGCAGCCCGAGACTATCTTGGACCAacgccgacgacgacgacatcTCCGACGAAGACGATCTCGCGGGAGAGGTCTCGAGGAAGCTCACTGGGAGCACAATGGACGACGCAAGCAAAAAACAACAGCAAGATGCGCAGGCTGTCGCACAAAATGGAGGTGTCTCGGACGACGGAAACATGGACGACACCGACGAGAGCatggacgacgacgacatgATGGACAAGATTTCGAGTTCGCCCTCGATTGAAGATGGTGGGTACACTTCGATTATGCCTCCGCAATCATGGCCGCGTAGAGTCGACTCTCTACCCGCCATGCGAGATCACGCCTCCCCCGTTTCCCCTTCCTTCAGCGAGGCAAGGTCCTCTTCTCCTTATACCGAATCCCTTGAATACCTCCCAGCGCACCTCTCTTGGCAGCATAGCAAGGCATCT GATCGCAATACgaccgacgacgacgacgaccgaTTCGACGGGGAACAGTATACCGACGAATATTATGACGACGAACAAAACGGCGATGAATGCAACGACGAGCTTGACTGGCAGGAGGAAAACAGCAGCAATCATGCAGCCAAGTTTGACTTACAGAGTGTTGCACAGCATGGACCCATTGTGGTTCGTCCGCTTCGCGTGCGGAAAACTGGAGAACCGGTGTACGACGACTTTGCGCAGCGGCGTGCCGAGATGGAGAGGGCAGAGAGAGACGAGGCAGTTGGTGGACTTGACGATGACGGCATCCCGCTTACGATCCCATACGAACCCTCTATTGATGATGAAGATGATGATGACGGCGATGTTTCTCTTGTTGATGATTCTAGGTTTATTGCCTGTGGCTGGGGCAACGAGTGCTTACACGAACCAGAGGACATCGATTTCGAATTCGTCTACGCGTTGCACACCTTTGTCGCAACCGTCGAGGGCCAAGCAAATGCCACCAAGGGCGACACCATGGTGTTGCTGGATGACAGCAACAGCTACTGGTGGCTGGTCCGTGTGGTGAAGGACAGCAGCATTG GCTATCTGCCGGCAGAGCACATTGAAACGCCGACCGAGAGATTGGCGCGCTTGAACAAGCACAGGAATATAGACGTAGTCGCTCCCTCCATGGAAGAGATGAACCTTTCTGACTTAGATCAGCTTTCCGCTACAATGCTCGGAGATCAGTCTGGGGAAAAGTCCAAGAGCACCTTCAAGACTGCTCttaggaagaagaagaagacggtTGCGTTCGCCGCCCCGACTTTCGTCGATTACTCTGACTATGATTACTCCtcggacgaggacgaggtcgACGAGCTGTTCCCTCAACAACAGGGTgctcaacagcagcagcagcagcagcagcagcagcagcaacaacaacaaacGTCGCAACAGGCAACAGAGGAAACGATGGATGACGATACGGCCAAGGTGGAGCCCCTCAAGCCAAGGGCGACAACGAAGGAGGTCAACGTTGCGGAACCGacgaagaaggaggaggcacCCGAGGATGACTCGAAACGTGACAGCGGCGAAATCTTCGAAAAACCAGAAGGTCCCAGTAGGTCGAGGAATGGCACCGTCAGGAACACCGACTCTTTCTTTAAGGACGAAACGGTCGAGACCAAGAAGATCACGCTTACGCCTAACTTGCTTCGTGACGACAGCGGGTCGCGACCCTCGACAACGGAAAGCGTTCAGGTCAAGCAACGGCCAAGTTTGGACAAGATGGACAAGGAGCTGCAGCCGGATAAGAAGgaggacaagaagaagaaggacaagaaggagaaggagaagaagacgagCACCATTCGGAGTTTCTTCTCGCGTaaggacaagaagaagaccacggacgacgacgatgagtCTTTTGGCAAGAGATCGATGGATATCGTTACAGAATCTCAGGACCGAGAGAGTCGCGAAAGCCGTGAGAGTCGGGAAGAGGAGCCGAAGGAACCGTTGTCCCCGAGAGGCGATGGCCCCCAACGGAGCACAAGCAAGCTCCAGAAGCAACAGCCGAGAGTCGAGCCGTCTCCTGCGAGACTCAATGGGGCGGCAACGCCGCAAAAGTCTGCTACCAGGGAGCTTTCCGAATTCATTTCCTCCGAGGGCCGCCCTAACAACGTCTCGAACGTGCCTCCCGCTTCTATGCGCATTGTGGAGGATGATTCTTCGGATCCAGAACTCTCTGTTCAACAGCAGCGGATCAAGTCTCCAGAGACGACTCGATCACCGCCCCAAGAAAAGTCGACCCTATCCAAGATCATCCCGTCGAGGAGTGGCAACAGTGAACCGAAGCCGCAGAAGGTCACCAAGGCGAAGTCTCGAGTTGAACTTGATGACTTTGACTCTTCCGGGGAGGAGGTTGAGTCTGCCGAGCCACCTGTGCAGCAGCAGGCACATCAGATTGTCAAGGAAGAGAAATTGGAACGGCCTTTGCCTGGCGCCTTCCCTGACAGCTACATGAGCAACTTGAGTGCTGCCAGCGCTCAGACGGACAAGACAATTACTCCTACGCAATCGCAACAGCCTCAGCCTCAGCCTCAGCCTACCGCTGTTGAACGCGAAAAGGATAGACTTTCCGAATCTCCCGTGCAAGTGTCGCCGGTCACTTCGCATAACCCTCCTGCGCTCATGGTGGATACTTCCAGTCAAGAAGGCCACTCGACGTCACCATCGCCAGAGCTCATTGACGCTGAGGAGGCAGGCAGACATCGCGCTCAAGATTCGATGACTGCCAGCTCAACATCCACGGGTGGCAGCACTACCGGTAGCAGCTGGAATGATGCGAAGCTTCGGGCATTTTTCGATTCGAGCTCGGATATCCGAGATATGCTGGTCGTTGTTTACGACAAGAGCGAGGTGGCGCCTGCTGGACCGGAACACCCCGTCGCAGGCTCTTTGTTCCGCGAACAGAATGCCAAGTTGGCGGAAATTACAACA CAACTTGACAACATGCTTGGCGACTGGCTGGCACGCAAGCAAAGACTTCGAGGCACTGTATAA
- a CDS encoding alpha-L-rhamnosidase A, translating into MPCSYVIDTRSSTHDEAVMPNLWTSLFAFVTGQWDVINPHWRGSSTPRDESIRREEVPSWHRHVRASESRTIYPARVIPDLTRGDVANPSGLINGEGGPTVFTRDSAGDEAPSVTVDFGQNTVGIISISFAGSSSSSTSGTVGHGNDERKDQEDSSSRPGIRLAFSETLQFLSNVSDFSRSYNGDTITPGSDQIAVAKDDYTWTAKHGCQYPNEQGKGQVCADGLHGFRYLRIYLDALPSDAPHTTPQGQVNISSLSLALSAYHGTPDTFRGWFECSDEELTRWWFDGVYTNDLCVDEFRGAEDAEPRGAASETLEGKIVLHDAPKRDRDPYVGDLAVAALTGYVSHGNGTLSEASRNVLVDLAVHQRGDGWIPPASIMNYTLPLFDYPLWWVVCSHDYVWYTGDVGYISTYYANLVAVLDGWYVSVTDPETGLVTKGLNGTSGYGDYAFLPRQGPVTYYNALYVLALRRAAEMAAEIEKEGDAERWLARADDVASTLARRNFDTAGGAFWDGTDGAGEFAAAHAQDGNSLAILAGGVVDTSTARGILAYYAGAASRTYGNAFYDSDAVGRGFSQRVYAFISYFEMAARFASGVGETAVEEMRRLYGWMAGQDPGVTFWEGIGGPDGRPYEDGFTSMAHGWSTGVVPLMSGYVLGVRPTGPGFRTWSVIPEVSGLKWARGVVPTPEGEGIRVEWEDFGTGEGVQFRIVVWAARGTRGVVGVPVRVRDVVVDVGGRVVYRGRDGVGARFEGEKVWVEVEGGDGVDGVAISVRLVEEGL; encoded by the exons ATGCCGTGCT CCTACGTCATTGACACTCGCTCCTCCACTCATGACGAAGCCGTAATGCCGAATTTATGGACAAGCCTCTTTGCATTCGTAACCGGCCAATGGGATGTCATAAACCCACATTGGAGAGGCAGCAGCACGCCTCGTGATGAGTCTATTCGCCGCGAGGAGGTGCCCAGCTGGCACCGACATGTCCGGGCGAGCGAGTCCAGGACGATTTACCCGGCGCGGGTGATTCCCGACCTCACGCGCGGCGACGTCGCTAATCCGTCGGGATTAATCAACGGCGAAGGCGGGCCCACGGTCTTTACTCGTGACTCGGCGGGAGATGAGGCACCCTCCGTGACGGTCGACTTTGGACAGAATACTGTGGGTATAATTTCAATTTCCTTTGCCGggtcgtcgtcctcgtctACTTCCGGAACCGTGGGTCACGGAAACGATGAGAGAAAAGACCAAGaggacagcagcagcaggccCGGCATCAGACTAGCCTTCTCCGAGACACTACAGTTCCTGAGCAACGTCAGCGACTTCTCCCGCTCCTACAACGGCGACACAATCACACCCGGCAGCGACCAGATCGCAGTCGCCAAGGACGACTACACCTGGACCGCGAAACACGGATGCCAGTATCCCAACGAACAAGGCAAAGGCCAAGTCTGCGCAGACGGCCTCCACGGCTTCCGCTACCTCCGCATCTACCTCGACGCCCTCCCCTCCGACGCGCCGCACACAACCCCACAAGGCCAGGTCAACATCTCGTCGCTGTCCCTGGCGCTCTCGGCCTACCACGGCACGCCCGATACCTTTCGGGGCTGGTTCGAGTGCAGCGACGAGGAGCTGACGCGGTGGTGGTTCGACGGGGTGTACACCAACGACCTCTGCGTCGACGAGTTCCGCGGCGCCGAGGACGCGGAGCCCCGGGGCGCGGCGAGCGAGACGCTCGAGGGGAAGATTGTGCTGCACGACGCGCCGAAGCGCGATCGCGATCCGTACGTCGGGGATCTGGCGGTCGCGGCGCTGACGGGGTATGTTTCGCATGGGAATGGGACGTTGAGCGAGGCGAGTAGGAATGTATTGGTGGATTTGGCGGTTCATCAGAGGGGTGATGGGTGGATTCCGCCGGCGAGCAT TATGAACTACACGCTTCCCTTGTTCGACTACCCCCTCTGGTGGGTCGTCTGCAGCCACGACTACGTCTGGTACACGGGCGACGTGGGGTACATCTCAACCTACTACGCCAACCTCGTCGCCGTTCTAGACGGATGGTACGTCTCCGTCACGGACCCGGAGACCGGGCTCGTGACCAAGGGCCTGAATGGTACCTCGGGCTACGGCGACTACGCTTTCCTGCCGAGACAGGGGCCAGTGACGTACTACAACGCGCTCTACGTCCTCGCGCTACGCCGGGCCGCGGAAATGGCGGCAGAGATAGAAAAGGAAGGGGACGCAGAGCGGTGGCTAGCGAGGGCGGACGACGTCGCCTCCACGCTGGCCAGACGCAACTTTGACACGGCGGGGGGCGCGTTCTGGGACGGGACGGACGGAGCCGGGGAGTTTGCGGCGGCGCACGCGCAGGACGGGAACAGCCTCGCCATTCTCGCTGGCGGCGTGGTGGACACGAGTACGGCGAGGGGCATCCTGGCGTACTACGCCGGCGCCGCGTCACGGACCTACGGGAACGCGTTTTACGACTCGGATGCTGTGGGCCGGGGGTTCAGCCAGCGGGTGTACGCCTTCATCTCCTACTTTGAGATGGCGGCGCGGTTCGCGTCCGGGGTCGGGGAGACGGCCGTGGAGGAGATGCGGAGGTTGTACGGGTGGATGGCGGGGCAGGATCCGGGCGTGACGTTTTGGGAGGGGATCGGGGGGCCGGATGGACGGCCTTACGAGGACGGGTTCACGAGTATGGCGCACGGGTGGTCTACGGGTGTTGTGCCGCTGATGAGTGGGTATGTTCTCGGGGTGAGGCCTACGGGGCCTGGGTTCCGGACGTGGAGTGTCATTCCTGAGGTGAGCGGGTTGAAGTGGGCGAGGGGTGTTGTGCCGACGCCCGAGGGGGAGGGGATCCGGGTTGAGTGGGAGGATTTTGGGACGGGCGAGGGAGTGCAGTTTAGGATTGTCGTGTGGGCTGCGAGGGGCACCAGGGGCGTTGTTGGT
- a CDS encoding tRNA synthetase class I, translating into MPLIALRSQGRPLFQRSFVACRAGSHLRWCSSAKSSGSGSSGFQALRKKLPPLADKKLHGLPDKPARTRFAPSPTGYLHLGSLRTALFNWLIARATGGQFIIRVEDTDRTRIVDDAVQRLLADLRWAELNWDEGPDVGGPYGPYEQSKRLDYYKKYIAELLDAGKAYRCFCTAHDLERHKQQSLDEGGSAHYPGTCRSLPPSQAERRAANGETHVVRFRSEGRPSFVDKVYGNYQKNEDEDDFILIKSDGYPTYHFANVVDDHLMEITHVIRGAEWLISTPKHIALYDAFKWEAPTFAHAGLLCAQNGEKLSKRNHDIDISSYRDKGILPSALNNWLALLGWSMNEKDLAKGGEVFYTTSDLAEKFSLRFTKGNIKTNPDKLAVFQRKHLTHRLREENPDEELLKQALLPPTTKLLEHISSLLQSSPPSIEAETHPPSASTSTTNTVLTSPTNQKHFFLTKDFTTLTPLLASPSTSPSHLLDIYRTLALDSPIDPVDLVHEHPSLFLRPSPQSYARSLENLSLPDTTTPPHALLQDLHASLCDVHELDWNPDRLQAAVNDFASRNADSVDPEKPAKPVNKATYALLRLVLTGDHNRGAKPAKLQLALLGRAETMARFELCLEQ; encoded by the exons ATGCCATTGATAGCCCTGAGATCCCAGGGCCGTCCCCTCTTTCAGCGCTCGTTCGTTGCATGCCGCGCGGGCTCGCACCTGAGATGGTGCTCGTCCGCAAAGAGTAGTGGCAGTGGCAGCAGCGGCTTCCAGGCGTTGAGGAAGAAGCTCCCGCCCCTGGCCGACAAGAAGCTCCACGGGCTGCCCGATAAACCGGCCAGGACGCGGTTCGCCCCCTCGCCCACGGGATACCTCCATCTGGGATCGTTGAGGACTGCACTCTTCAACTGGCTCATTGCCCGTGCCACCGGCGGTCAGTTCATTATCCGGGTTGAGGATACGGACCGG ACTCGCATCGTCGATGATGCCGTTCAGCGTCTCCTAGCAGACCTGAGATGGGCGGAGCTAAACTGGGATGAAGGCCCTGATGTCGGGGGACCATACGGACCTTATGAACAA TCAAAACGTCTGGACTACTACAAAAAGTACATTGCCGAGCTTCTGGACGCGGGAAAAGCCTACCGCTGCTTCTGCACGGCTCACGACCTCGAGCGCCACAAGCAACAGTCCCTCGACGAGGGCGGCTCGGCGCACTACCCGGGCACCTGCCGGAGCCTCCCGCCGTCCCAGGCCGAGCGGCGCGCCGCCAACGGCGAGACGCACGTCGTGCGCTTCCGCAGCGAGGGCCGCCCTTCCTTCGTGGACAAGGTGTACGGCAACTACCAGAAGaacgaggacgaggacgactTTATCCTCATCAAGAGCGATGGGTACCCGACGTACCACTTCGCCAACGTCGTCGACGATCACCTCATGGAGATTACCCACGTCATCCGCGGTGCT GAATGGCTCATCTCCACGCCAAAGCACATTGCTCTCTACGACGCCTTCAAATGGGAAGCCCCGACGTTCGCCCACGCCGGCCTCCTCTGCGCCCAGAACGGCGAGAAGCTCAGCAAGCGTAACCACGACATTGACATCTCCTCGTATCGTGACAAGGGCATCCTCCCCTCCGCACTCAACAACTGGCTTGCGCTGCTGGGCTGGAGCATGAACGAGAAGGATCTCGCAAAGGGGGGCGAGGTATTCTACACCACGAGCGACCTGGCCGAGAAG TTCTCCCTGAGATTCACAAAGGGCAACATCAAGACCAACCCGGACAAGCTCGCCGTCTTCCAGCGCAAACACCTAACCCACCGCCTCCGCGAAGAGAACCCCGACGAAGAGCTCCTAAAACAGGCCCTCCTCCCGCCGACAACCAAGCTCCTCGAGCACATCTCCTCTCTCCTCCAGTCTTCTCCTCCTTCCATCGAGGCCGAGACTCATCCTCCATCCGCCTCCACCTCCACCACAAACACAGTCCTCACCTCCCCAACAAACCAAAAACACTTCTTCCTAACAAAAGACTTCACAACCCTAACCCCCCTCCTCGCCTCCCCCTCAACATCTCCATCCCACCTCCTCGACATCTACCGCACCCTAGCCCTCGACTCCCCCATAGACCCAGTCGACCTCGTCCACGAACACCCCTCCCTCTTCCTCCGCCCCTCCCCGCAATCCTACGCCCGCTCCCTCGAGAACCTCTCCCTCCCAGACACCACCACGCCGCCCCACGCCCTCCTCCAGGACCTCCACGCCTCCCTCTGCGACGTCCACGAGCTCGACTGGAACCCGGACAGGCTCCAGGCCGCCGTCAACGACTTCGCCAGCCGCAACGCCGACTCGGTCGACCCCGAGAAGCCCGCCAAGCCCGTCAACAAGGCCACCTACGCGCTGCTGCGGCTCGTGCTCACGGGCGACCACAACCGCGGCGCCAAGCCTGCCAAGCTGCAGCTCGCGCTCTTGGGCCGGGCCGAGACGATGGCCAGGTTCGAGCTCTGCCTCGAGCAGTGA